The DNA segment CCTTTATAGGTTTTTCCTAAAAAGTAAACAGTTCCGTTTGTATCATCTACAGTTACATTTTCATATTCAAAATATTTATCCTTAATGTTTTTAGTAAATTCTTTTTCAAATACTTTCTCGAAATTTTTATTGAATACATATATTCTATGTACTTCATTATCCTTATCCTTTATGTCGAAATTAAAGGCCATAAAATTTTTATCTTTAGAAAAAGTTACCTCTCCAAATGAATCGTTGTCACCTTGAGCAGCTCCATTATTAAATAATAATGCGCCTATACCTATTGCGAAGTATTTTTTAATATCATCTTGATCTATTTTAAGTAACAAGCTAGAAGAGAAATTTAATTTTTCTACATTGGATGTTAATCTATTAATTTCGAAATATTCGTCACCGAATTTCTTTTCAAAAAGGTGCACTTTTCCATCCCTTACTAATATGCCTTCAATTTCACTTTGATCAACTTCTATTTCTGTATTGCTTTTTAAGTTTAGATCAGAATCGAAATGTTCTATATAATATCCTCTTGGAGTTTTTAATAGACCTCCATAAAACATTCGTACGGTAACGACACCTCCTTGCCCATCATCTTCTGAAAACACAAGTTCGGTATGTTTTTTCTTGTCTTTAAAAATTTCGCTTTTAGCTATTGAAACAGGATCGTTTTGTGCAATGAGGAAGGAGCAGACCAGCATTGCAATTACAGTAATAAAATTTTTCATTGGTTAGTTTTTGTGTGAATAAAGCCACAAAATATAAAAATTTTTCTTTTTAAAATTTTAAATGATTAAACATATCACATTTTAAAAAGAAATAAACCTCAACTACAGTACGTTATAGTTGAGGTCTTTATATAAATTCGTGTTTTTAACAAAACCCTTTTTATTTCCTTGGAAATTTTGGCTTAAGTTCTTCTAAACAAGTTTTACTCCTTTAGAGCTTTCTGAAATTTTTCCTTTCCACCCACTACTGGAATTTCAATATTTGTTTCGTCTAAGTCGATGGTTAATTCCGTGCCAGGTTCTGGCAAAAGCGTGAATTTGTTGTCGCTAGAAAAAATCATCAATCCAAATTGCTGTCCGGCTGGAATTACTTGATCGTCTGGAATAAGATCGAATGAAAGTTCATAAAATTTGCCAGGTTTTAAAGGTTCACTCTCGGTTAGGGATTTATAGTTTTGGGGATCTGCCCAGCCTCTTGTGATAATATTGTCTGTTATTTTAGCTTTCTTTTCTTTGTTCCAAGGCAAAGAAACCATCCAAACGGACAAGTTTGCCGCAGATTTGCTGCTGGCTAATTTTATCTTCAAGGTTGATAAACCCGAAAGATGAACGTCTTCCTTTAAAATAGGGGTTACAAATAACAAACGGTGCTTAGAGTTTGCTAGTTGTGCTAACGAATCGCCCGAAAGCGTATAATCATCAATCAAGGTTTGTTTACCTTGTTTTTTTCCCTTTTTGTTGGTTAAGCTCCCTGTTTTAAGACCGTCTTTTTGTAAGTATAGCGTAACGTTTTCGGCATCAGGATTTGGATAATTAGCATAAGCTGTTGGATTATCGTTTGAATCATTTTCACGAACAATATAGGCTTTCGGTCCTTTTTCGGCCCCATTGTCAATTCCGAAAAGGTATTTTGTAAACCAACGGTTCATCATCGATACTGGTGGTGGCCCACCGTGGCCGTATTGATGGTAATAAATTTTTGTAGGCAGCCCCATTTCTTCTGCAGCTTTGTAAATACGGTAACTATGCTCGGGCATCACGTTCCAATCGTTAAAACCGTGCGACATTAGTAAAGCGGCTTTCATTGGTTTCATATCGTTTAAATAATCGCGCCCAGCCCAGAATTCATTATAGTCACCTGTTTTACGGTCAATCCCATTTCGTATTTCGGTATCACGGTACACAGAATCTGCATACGCTCGTTTAGATTCATCACCACTATGTATAAAATCATACAAAACATCCACATCTTCTCCTAAATATCCACCAGGAGAACGCACTAACCCGTTAGATCTATAATAATGGTAATAAGAAGTGTTCGGTGCAATAGGAATGATTGCTTCTAAGCCTTCAACACCGGTTGTAGCAGCCGCAAGTGGCAACGTTCCGTTGTACGATGTACCTGTCATACCAACTTTTCCCGTCGTCCAATACGCTTTTACCTCTTCGTCTCCGTATGGTGTTTTGTAGCCTTTTGCACGACCGTTTAGCCAATCGATTACTGCTTTAGGAGCTAATGATTCATTATCCCCGCCAACTGTTGGAGATCCTTGTGAAAGACCTGTTCCTGGAGAGGAAGAATGCACTACAATATATCCTCTAGGCACCCAAGTATTTATTTTTGAATTTGAAATGATAGGTCGCTCACCCTTTCTTTTTACTGAAGGATGGACAATTTCTTTTCCTAAATCACCTAATTCGTGCTTTACATCGTGAAAAGCACCTTCCACATTGGGGGCTACGCCTGCAAAATAAGGACTAGACTCATATACAACAGGCAACTTCAACCCTTCAGTTTCTGTTTGTTTGGGCCGTGTAATAGCTACGTGCATCCTATCCATCTTGTTATCGCCATCGGTATCAAATGTTGTTTCTACCCAAAGGTCTTCCCGAATCCAATCTTTTGGATTCTCAAAAGCCGTGACAATCTGTGCCTCGCCGTCTTTAAAGATTGGTTT comes from the Marixanthomonas ophiurae genome and includes:
- a CDS encoding Xaa-Pro dipeptidyl-peptidase codes for the protein MIKYFLLLIIWSSTCTLIAQEKVKPIFKDGEAQIVTAFENPKDWIREDLWVETTFDTDGDNKMDRMHVAITRPKQTETEGLKLPVVYESSPYFAGVAPNVEGAFHDVKHELGDLGKEIVHPSVKRKGERPIISNSKINTWVPRGYIVVHSSSPGTGLSQGSPTVGGDNESLAPKAVIDWLNGRAKGYKTPYGDEEVKAYWTTGKVGMTGTSYNGTLPLAAATTGVEGLEAIIPIAPNTSYYHYYRSNGLVRSPGGYLGEDVDVLYDFIHSGDESKRAYADSVYRDTEIRNGIDRKTGDYNEFWAGRDYLNDMKPMKAALLMSHGFNDWNVMPEHSYRIYKAAEEMGLPTKIYYHQYGHGGPPPVSMMNRWFTKYLFGIDNGAEKGPKAYIVRENDSNDNPTAYANYPNPDAENVTLYLQKDGLKTGSLTNKKGKKQGKQTLIDDYTLSGDSLAQLANSKHRLLFVTPILKEDVHLSGLSTLKIKLASSKSAANLSVWMVSLPWNKEKKAKITDNIITRGWADPQNYKSLTESEPLKPGKFYELSFDLIPDDQVIPAGQQFGLMIFSSDNKFTLLPEPGTELTIDLDETNIEIPVVGGKEKFQKALKE